The Bacillus vallismortis genome window below encodes:
- a CDS encoding MraY family glycosyltransferase has protein sequence MLDERMIRIVVAFIVSLLTVLIITPIVKRIAIKIGAVDQPSNRKVHDKIMPRMGGLAIFIGVVAGVLASGIYTETKMTAITVGAFIIIVLGILDDKYQLSAKVKFLIQLGVAIMIVSTGLKMDFFSVPFLAERFELGWLAYPLTVLWIVGITNAINLIDGLDGLAAGLSVIGLSTIAVMALSGGKVLILSLSLVVIASTLGFLFHNFHPAKIFMGDTGSLFLGYCISILSLLGLYKSVTLFSIVIPVIILGVPIFDTTFAIVRRILNKQPISAPDKSHIHHRLMAFGLSHRMSVIVIYLIGFIFSISAIVLKSATIWLSLFIIFVLIIFMQIIAEVTGLVNEKFKPFTKFYKRLVKRN, from the coding sequence ATGCTTGACGAACGCATGATTCGCATTGTTGTTGCGTTTATTGTCTCGCTGCTGACAGTTTTAATCATAACCCCAATCGTAAAAAGGATTGCGATTAAAATAGGTGCAGTTGACCAGCCCAGCAATCGAAAAGTACATGACAAAATCATGCCCCGGATGGGCGGGCTGGCCATATTTATCGGAGTGGTTGCAGGCGTGCTTGCATCCGGTATTTACACAGAAACAAAAATGACGGCTATTACAGTCGGAGCATTCATCATTATTGTGTTAGGTATTCTTGATGATAAATATCAATTAAGTGCAAAAGTTAAGTTTTTGATTCAATTAGGTGTAGCCATTATGATTGTAAGCACCGGCTTAAAAATGGACTTTTTCTCAGTGCCTTTTTTAGCAGAACGATTTGAGTTAGGCTGGCTGGCTTATCCGCTGACAGTATTATGGATTGTCGGCATCACAAACGCGATTAACCTGATTGACGGATTGGATGGCCTTGCTGCCGGTCTCTCTGTTATCGGCCTGTCAACGATCGCCGTTATGGCGCTATCCGGCGGAAAAGTACTCATTCTGTCACTCTCACTGGTGGTTATCGCCAGCACGCTTGGATTTTTGTTCCATAACTTTCATCCGGCCAAAATCTTTATGGGTGATACAGGATCACTTTTTTTAGGGTATTGTATTTCGATTCTTTCATTATTAGGCCTGTATAAAAGCGTAACATTGTTCAGTATCGTTATCCCGGTTATTATATTAGGTGTGCCGATTTTTGACACAACATTTGCTATCGTCAGAAGAATTTTAAACAAACAGCCGATTTCGGCACCCGATAAGTCCCATATCCACCACAGACTGATGGCCTTTGGCCTATCACACCGGATGTCGGTCATTGTGATTTATCTCATTGGATTCATTTTCAGCATCAGTGCAATCGTGCTTAAAAGTGCCACAATTTGGCTCTCTTTGTTTATTATCTTCGTTTTAATTATTTTTATGCAAATCATAGCAGAAGTGACAGGACTCGTGAATGAAAAATTTAAGCCGTTTACGAAATTTTATAAACGGCTGGTGAAGAGAAATTAA
- the degU gene encoding two-component system response regulator DegU has translation MTKVNIVIIDDHQLFREGVKRILDFEPTFEVVAEGDDGDEAARIVEHYHPDVVIMDINMPNVNGVEATKQLVELYPESKVIILSIHDDENYVTHALKTGARGYLLKEMDADTLIEAVKVVAEGGSYLHPKVTHNLVNEFRRLATSGVSAHPQHEVYPEIRRPLHILTRRECEVLQMLADGKSNRGIGESLFISEKTVKNHVSNILQKMNVNDRTQAVVVAIKNGWVEMR, from the coding sequence GTGACTAAAGTAAACATTGTTATTATCGACGACCATCAGTTATTTCGTGAAGGTGTTAAACGAATATTGGATTTTGAACCTACCTTTGAAGTGGTAGCCGAAGGGGACGACGGAGATGAAGCGGCTCGTATTGTCGAGCACTATCATCCTGATGTTGTGATCATGGATATCAATATGCCAAACGTAAATGGCGTGGAAGCTACAAAACAGCTTGTAGAGCTGTATCCTGAATCTAAAGTAATTATTCTATCAATTCACGATGATGAAAATTATGTAACACATGCCCTGAAAACCGGCGCGAGAGGTTATCTGCTGAAAGAGATGGATGCTGATACATTAATTGAAGCGGTTAAAGTAGTTGCCGAGGGAGGTTCTTACCTTCATCCGAAGGTTACTCACAATCTCGTTAACGAATTCCGTCGTCTTGCAACAAGCGGAGTTTCTGCACACCCTCAGCATGAGGTCTACCCTGAAATCCGCAGACCATTACATATCTTAACTAGACGGGAATGTGAAGTGCTGCAGATGCTTGCAGACGGAAAAAGCAACCGCGGTATCGGTGAATCATTGTTTATCAGTGAGAAAACCGTCAAAAACCATGTGAGCAATATTTTGCAAAAAATGAATGTAAACGACCGGACGCAAGCCGTTGTGGTCGCCATTAAAAATGGCTGGGTAGAAATGAGATAG
- a CDS encoding glycosyltransferase family 1 protein: METKEAIIHVIVATAEWGKDQLRYRRHRLAEFLAAQEETKEVIWVCPAPRTQGNEFQQVHSGIRQFAVKDLLQKKMFRFGRYTDVFYRHKLSPLLDKLTSASANGERCCLWYTFPGFPLLSSLYSWDQVIYDCSDLWAAPISGRSNLLSELRRKVIKSAELRIIHRADSITCSSDYLHQEVDKKLTAGREKVHTVENGVEYELFSANKAAPDRSILQGREGIVLGFIGGIKPKLDFKMIEEAALQKPDWTFLWVGPDATNGDVSFQELLRLPNVIWTGPAEPKEVPHYMELIDIGIMPYKNSSYNQAVFPLKLFEFLAAGKPVVGSNLPSTSKMQKPYVYEYVEGDHPLDFIAACEKVFGQHGDETYKEMRRNIARAKDWNCLFKQIMKYTGIQKHA; the protein is encoded by the coding sequence GTGGAAACAAAAGAAGCAATCATTCATGTCATCGTTGCCACTGCTGAATGGGGAAAAGACCAATTGAGATACAGGCGGCACCGGCTGGCGGAATTTTTAGCTGCTCAGGAGGAAACGAAGGAAGTCATTTGGGTTTGTCCGGCTCCGCGAACCCAAGGGAATGAATTTCAGCAAGTTCATTCAGGCATCAGGCAATTCGCTGTTAAAGACTTGCTCCAGAAAAAAATGTTTCGTTTCGGACGATATACAGATGTTTTTTACAGACATAAGCTATCACCATTACTTGATAAGCTGACTTCTGCTTCTGCAAACGGTGAACGCTGCTGTTTATGGTACACGTTTCCCGGATTCCCGCTGCTGTCTTCGCTGTATTCTTGGGATCAAGTGATTTATGATTGCAGTGACTTATGGGCGGCGCCGATCAGCGGACGTTCAAATCTGCTGTCTGAACTCCGGCGAAAAGTCATTAAATCGGCAGAGCTGAGAATTATACATCGTGCAGATTCCATAACCTGTTCATCGGATTATCTCCACCAAGAAGTAGACAAAAAACTGACTGCGGGACGAGAAAAGGTGCATACTGTCGAAAACGGTGTGGAATATGAGCTGTTTTCTGCAAATAAAGCGGCTCCCGATCGGAGCATATTGCAGGGAAGAGAAGGAATCGTATTAGGTTTTATCGGGGGAATTAAGCCTAAACTGGATTTTAAAATGATTGAAGAAGCAGCGCTCCAAAAGCCTGATTGGACATTTTTATGGGTTGGTCCTGATGCCACTAATGGCGATGTCTCGTTTCAAGAGCTGCTGAGGCTTCCCAATGTGATATGGACCGGTCCGGCGGAGCCAAAAGAAGTTCCGCATTATATGGAGCTTATCGACATCGGCATTATGCCATATAAAAACTCATCGTATAATCAAGCCGTTTTTCCGTTAAAACTATTTGAATTTTTAGCGGCTGGAAAGCCTGTCGTCGGCTCTAATCTTCCATCGACTTCAAAAATGCAGAAGCCTTATGTATACGAATATGTAGAAGGCGATCATCCGCTTGATTTTATCGCCGCGTGCGAAAAAGTGTTTGGCCAACACGGGGATGAAACGTATAAAGAAATGCGCCGAAACATCGCCCGCGCAAAAGATTGGAATTGTTTATTTAAACAAATCATGAAATATACAGGGATTCAAAAACATGCGTAG
- a CDS encoding DegV family protein, which yields MNIAVVTDSTAYIPKEIREQHQIHMIPLQVVFGEETYREEIELDWKSFYEEVKKHTELPTTSQPPIGELAALYEELGKSYDAVISIHLSSGISGTFSSAAAADAMVDNVEVYPFDSEISCLAQGFYALKAAELIKNGASSPEDIIKELEEMKKTVRAYFMVDDLAHLQRGGRLSSAQAFIGSLLKVKPILHFDNEVIVPFEKIRTRKKAISRIYELLDEDASKRLPMRAAVIHANREEEAAKIIEELSAKYPHVEFYNSYFGAVIGTHLGEGALGICWCFQ from the coding sequence ATGAATATTGCAGTCGTAACAGACAGTACAGCATATATCCCGAAAGAAATACGTGAACAACATCAAATACATATGATCCCACTCCAGGTTGTGTTTGGGGAGGAAACTTATCGTGAAGAAATCGAATTGGACTGGAAAAGCTTTTACGAGGAAGTAAAGAAACATACTGAGCTTCCGACGACTTCTCAGCCGCCAATCGGCGAGCTGGCTGCTTTGTATGAAGAGCTTGGCAAGTCTTATGATGCGGTTATCAGTATCCATCTTTCCAGTGGGATCAGCGGAACATTCAGCAGTGCGGCAGCGGCTGACGCAATGGTTGACAATGTTGAAGTGTATCCATTTGATTCAGAGATCAGCTGTTTGGCTCAAGGCTTTTATGCTCTTAAAGCTGCTGAATTAATCAAAAATGGAGCCTCATCACCGGAAGATATCATAAAAGAACTGGAAGAAATGAAAAAGACAGTTCGGGCGTATTTTATGGTAGATGATTTAGCGCATCTTCAGCGGGGCGGACGATTAAGCAGCGCCCAAGCCTTTATTGGGAGTCTTCTAAAGGTAAAGCCTATTCTTCACTTTGACAATGAGGTAATTGTGCCTTTTGAGAAGATTCGCACACGTAAAAAAGCAATTTCACGAATTTATGAGCTTTTAGACGAAGATGCGAGTAAAAGATTGCCTATGCGTGCTGCGGTTATCCACGCTAATCGAGAAGAAGAAGCAGCGAAAATCATTGAAGAGCTTTCTGCGAAATACCCTCATGTTGAATTTTATAACAGTTATTTTGGCGCGGTAATCGGCACTCATTTGGGTGAGGGCGCGCTGGGAATTTGCTGGTGTTTTCAATAA
- the degS gene encoding two-component sensor histidine kinase DegS, translated as MNKTKMDSKVLDSILMKMLKTVDGSKDEVFQIGEQSRQQYEQLVEELKQIKQQVYEVIELGDKLEVQTRHARNRLSEVSRNFHRFSEEEIRNAYEKAHKLQVELTMIQQREKQLRERRDDLERRLLGLQEIIERSESLVSQITVVLNYLNQDLREVGMLLADAQAKQDFGLRIIEAQEEERKRVSREIHDGPAQMLANVMMRSELIERIFRDRGTEDGFQEIKNLRQNVRNALYEVRRIIYDLRPMALDDLGLIPTLRKYLYTTEEYNGNVKIHFQCIGDTEDRRLAPQFEVALFRLAQEAVSNALKHSESEEITVKVEITKDFVILMIKDNGKGFDLKEAKEKKNKSFGLLGMKERVDLLEGTITIDSKIGLGTFIMIKVPLSL; from the coding sequence ATGAATAAAACAAAGATGGATTCCAAAGTTCTGGATTCTATTTTGATGAAGATGCTGAAAACCGTTGACGGGAGCAAGGATGAGGTTTTTCAAATCGGGGAGCAGTCACGCCAGCAGTATGAACAGCTGGTTGAAGAACTGAAACAAATTAAACAGCAGGTTTATGAAGTCATCGAGCTTGGCGATAAACTTGAAGTGCAAACCCGTCATGCGAGAAACCGTTTATCCGAGGTCAGCCGCAATTTTCATAGATTCAGTGAAGAAGAAATTCGCAATGCTTACGAAAAAGCCCATAAGCTGCAGGTAGAATTGACGATGATCCAGCAGCGTGAGAAGCAGCTGCGCGAACGCCGGGATGATTTAGAGCGCAGATTGTTAGGCCTTCAGGAAATCATTGAACGGTCTGAATCATTAGTAAGCCAAATTACAGTTGTGCTCAACTACTTGAATCAAGATTTGCGCGAAGTCGGAATGCTTCTTGCTGATGCTCAGGCAAAACAGGATTTTGGCTTAAGAATTATTGAGGCGCAGGAAGAAGAAAGAAAAAGGGTCTCCAGAGAAATTCATGACGGACCTGCTCAAATGCTGGCAAATGTGATGATGAGATCGGAATTAATCGAGCGGATTTTCCGTGACCGCGGCACTGAGGACGGTTTCCAAGAAATTAAAAATCTCCGTCAAAATGTGCGGAATGCCCTTTACGAAGTGAGAAGGATTATATATGATTTAAGACCGATGGCCCTTGATGACCTAGGCCTGATTCCAACTTTGAGAAAATATCTATATACAACAGAGGAATATAACGGTAATGTCAAAATACATTTTCAGTGTATCGGTGACACAGAGGATAGGCGGCTTGCGCCCCAGTTTGAAGTGGCGCTCTTCAGGCTCGCACAGGAAGCTGTGTCTAATGCGCTAAAGCATTCCGAATCTGAAGAAATTACTGTCAAAGTTGAGATCACAAAGGATTTTGTGATTTTAATGATAAAAGATAACGGCAAAGGGTTTGACCTGAAGGAAGCGAAAGAGAAGAAAAATAAATCATTCGGCTTGCTGGGCATGAAAGAAAGAGTAGATTTATTGGAAGGAACCATAACAATAGATTCGAAAATAGGTCTTGGGACATTTATTATGATCAAGGTTCCGTTATCTCTTTGA
- a CDS encoding LCP family protein yields the protein MAERVRVRVRKKKKSKRRKILKRMMLLFALALLVVVGLGGYKLYKTISAADDSYDALSRGNKSNLRSEVVDMKKKPFSILFMGIEDYATKGQKGRSDSLIVVTLDPKNKTMKMLSIPRDTRVQLASDTTGSKTKINAAYSKGGKDETVETVENFLQIPIDKYVTVDFDGFKDVINEVGGIDVDVPFDFDEKSDVNESKRIYFKKGEMHLNGEEALAYARMRKQDKRGDFGRNDRQKQILNALIDQMSSASNIAKIDKIAEKASENVETNIRITEGLALQQIYSGFTSKKIDTLSITGSDLYLGANNTYYFEPDATNLETVRKTLQEHLDYSSDTSSTGTDESTTTDGTTYSNDSSTSSNSTTNSTTDSSY from the coding sequence ATGGCTGAACGCGTTAGAGTGCGTGTGCGAAAAAAGAAAAAGAGCAAACGCAGGAAAATTTTAAAAAGAATGATGTTATTGTTCGCCCTTGCATTATTGGTGGTCGTAGGGCTTGGAGGATATAAACTTTATAAAACCATTAGCGCTGCGGATGATTCATATGATGCTCTTTCCCGCGGAAATAAATCAAATCTTCGCAGCGAAGTTGTAGATATGAAGAAAAAACCGTTTTCTATTTTATTTATGGGAATAGAGGATTACGCGACCAAAGGACAAAAAGGGAGATCAGACTCTCTTATTGTCGTTACCCTTGATCCCAAAAATAAAACCATGAAAATGCTGAGCATTCCGCGTGATACACGAGTGCAGTTAGCCAGTGACACAACCGGAAGCAAAACAAAGATTAATGCTGCTTACAGCAAAGGCGGAAAAGATGAGACAGTTGAAACTGTTGAAAACTTCTTGCAAATCCCGATCGATAAATATGTCACAGTTGATTTTGACGGTTTTAAAGATGTCATTAATGAAGTCGGCGGCATTGATGTAGATGTGCCTTTCGATTTTGATGAAAAAAGTGATGTAAACGAAAGCAAACGGATTTACTTCAAAAAAGGCGAGATGCATTTAAACGGCGAAGAAGCCTTGGCGTATGCCCGTATGAGAAAACAAGATAAACGCGGAGACTTTGGCCGTAATGACAGACAGAAACAAATCTTAAATGCACTGATTGACCAAATGTCAAGCGCAAGCAACATTGCTAAGATTGATAAAATCGCAGAAAAAGCAAGCGAAAACGTTGAAACCAATATTCGCATTACTGAAGGTTTAGCGCTGCAGCAGATTTACAGCGGCTTTACCAGCAAGAAAATCGACACGTTGAGCATTACAGGATCCGATTTATATTTAGGGGCGAACAACACGTATTATTTTGAACCAGACGCCACAAATCTGGAGACTGTCCGAAAAACGCTCCAAGAGCATTTAGATTATTCTTCAGATACAAGCAGCACCGGCACAGATGAAAGCACAACAACTGACGGTACAACGTATTCGAATGACAGCAGCACAAGCTCAAACAGTACAACGAATTCAACAACTGATTCATCCTATTAA
- a CDS encoding YigZ family protein, whose translation MLHSYFTVKETGEHEIVIEKSRFICHLSRVSTEQEAQEFIQKIKKQHWNATHNCSAYVIGENDHIQKANDDGEPSGTAGVPMLEVLKKRGLKDTCAVVTRYFGGIKLGAGGLIRAYGKSVSEGLNHIGVVERKLMRVMHTSADYTWLGKIENELRESQFLLKEIHYAENVVFETYVEEKETNAFSEWMTELTNGKSDIKEGELTYLEKAVNHIKET comes from the coding sequence ATGCTGCACAGCTATTTTACTGTGAAAGAAACAGGAGAACACGAGATTGTTATAGAAAAATCGCGTTTTATCTGTCATTTAAGCCGTGTTTCTACCGAACAAGAGGCACAGGAATTTATACAGAAAATAAAGAAACAGCACTGGAATGCGACTCATAATTGCTCGGCTTACGTCATTGGCGAGAACGATCATATCCAAAAAGCCAATGATGATGGAGAACCAAGCGGTACAGCGGGAGTGCCGATGCTTGAGGTATTAAAAAAACGCGGCCTTAAGGATACTTGCGCCGTCGTTACACGATATTTCGGAGGCATTAAACTTGGGGCCGGCGGATTAATTCGCGCTTATGGAAAATCAGTGTCTGAAGGATTAAATCATATAGGTGTTGTAGAACGAAAGCTTATGCGCGTCATGCACACTTCCGCGGATTACACGTGGCTTGGCAAGATTGAAAATGAACTAAGAGAATCACAATTTCTGTTAAAGGAAATCCATTATGCCGAAAATGTTGTATTCGAAACATACGTCGAAGAAAAAGAAACAAACGCATTTTCTGAGTGGATGACAGAACTGACAAATGGAAAGAGTGATATTAAAGAGGGAGAGTTGACGTATCTTGAAAAAGCCGTCAATCACATAAAGGAGACTTAA